cacgttgaaatagttgaattcgtgcttaattacgaaaaaaacacttgtcgtcgttgtgtaccgtttcaacatcgaaggtctcctagagcttaatgctgaagcgccgatcttcgtccaggtcaaggaacctgtcgcacatacctcgatcgtcgtggcaccggtcgcactcccccgggagactttcgtcgtccgagtacggcatttcctatgttcataattcgaAGATTAAAtctgtacaattaaatatatgtacacaaaaactaaattagaacattattattcatcacggtttgactatcggtctgtcgtgtcttttcttgaaaactctcagctcacgtggtgtatatattcgaccgtcggtgatggtagctcctcctttcgttcccgagtgcattacaccaaattgtctagcacacgggaatgaaagAGAATCTACCCCATGACAACAGTcgagattcttcgtcctctcatatatggtggagaatctccctcactgattcctctctgacatttgcgaccgtcggtgatggtcgttactcctccttcccctcactactaggaaaaggcctgctagtggcgcacctgttttggctactaatggcgcactacaggtgcgccactagcatcacgccactaatggcgcaccagggagtgcgccattagtatatcacacggtgcgccattactatctgacttagtaatggcgcaccacatagaagtgcgccattactaacaaatttttttcaaatttctttaagaatttttttttcatttttttttgttttttcttaatctcgggtcactatggcttaatctcgggtcactatgcttaatctcaagtcaaatcgcactaaatGGTCAAACTTTCCGGAAAGTCACcaatcctcacactactccagcccgagcacgcttaacttcgcagttctatccaaccctagcaccacctcacttaacaggcacttgttgatatatctatcatatcaatcctattaaaccttgttgatgtctaggactttgttcatgttcatgagtatgatgaaattttgaaaaatatttcaaacttcccggtcatattacgtatcattttttgaaaaaaaattccaaaaaaaaagttCGAACCCACATTTTTTTCTGCTACTAGTggtgcacctagcaaatggtgcgccactagtaagtttgaaattttttcccttttttcccctctagatcttaaaagcctcgtaacttttttctgttaggtttttgaggattttttaaaatgtttaacggggttccccctattaaattcggatgtaacttttcgagtagatgatttttcatataaaaaactttttaatccgagttcgtatgcaaaagttatgcccattttacaaattccagggagattttgcaaataaagtcgaaattcatatttgtaaatttttccaacaagtagaccactggtgcgccattactagtggcgcaccgtggatgtggtgcgccattactagtttaactagtttaactagtaatgacgcactattcACTGGtatgccattactagttttgaaaaaaaaaattgttactagtggcgcaccgtggatgtggtgcgccattagtatttggacactaatggcgcaccaacacatggtgcgccattagtatatagtagtggcgcaccacatgtgtggtgcgacattaatgtccatattatctataacccttttcctagtagtgcctagtgcattacaccaaattgtctagcacccggagaagaaggagaaacgacccccagggcaacagtcaggattcttcggcctcgacagaattacagtcaacccgaaatatcgtttaattatctttctagaaaatccaggccactcgatatttcctacatattctagcacaagtcatgccaaaattcacggaaaattccggcatgacctttgctaaaacaggacatagtgagcgcctgaaatttgcaggaatggaaattaatcaacactccggcaaaacataggccactcggaggtgtaacctgaacatgaccggccacttgggcaaccacatatcctatttgagcaacacaagatatacatgtttggctggtctcacctcgaggtcggagggggtcggtgacggggacgacggcggggatgatggagggcctccttgatttctgcaaaaacaaaaaccctataagttatcactaatacatctgaatagtatcatacatataacatcactaatacaactaaaaccgtagcgaacgacgggtatcgacgtcgatgcgggaataattgcttaaactaaaaaaataacaacaaatgtgacatgttcaactagttctattaattcaactagttcttactaaatataaacttactataaatagaaataaactagttctttctaaaaataaactagttcaactagtatattaattttcttactaaaaatacattagttctgttagttcaactagttcttacaaaaactaaactagttcaactagtttattaatttacttactaattattttaaacacttactaaaacgagtaaaaaaactacattatacaatagtaaaaaactacagtgaaaaacagaaaaaaaaaaagagatggagggaggaggaaggagagaggaggagggggaggaggccggtagGATCGGAGAAGGgagggggcgaggggaggagggggagggggcggccggaggaggaggaggagggagggggcggggggtggagggggagggggcggccggaggaggaggagggagggggcggggggtggaggagaagggagaggggcggcgggaggagggcggtcggaggaggagggggaggagggaggagggagtatctcggcgaggagcagcgcggcggcggtGGACGACGTACGGGTTCGGCGCGGGCGAGAGCGAGTGAGAGGGAGTGAGTGTGAGAGGGTGAACCGCTCCAGcaggataaggtaagtaagtagtagcgcgtttcagagaaatgcgctactgctacgggccgtagcagtagcgctggtcagtggtacgtgctactgctaagtggggctagccatctgcgcccAGTACAAATTTAGCAGCAGCGCTGTTTCGcctaacgcgctactgctaaagtagtagcagtagcgcggtttatttaaaaacgctactactatgtagcagtagcgtgtccagcgctactgctaagatgctgtgtataaggtttttcttAGTAGTGGTTTCATTATTATTTTAATGGGCAGCTAGAACTATTCCATCTTAACTTTGGTATGATTACATTATTGCCAAAGAAAGAAGGAGCGATTCGTATCGAGCAGTTTAGGCCGATCTGTCTTCTGAATGTGACTTTCAAAATAATCACGAAAGTAGGGACTAATAGACTGACACGGATCGCCCATTCGGTGGTGCAACCTAGTCAGGCGGCCTTCATGCCTAGGAGGcatatcctagaaggggttgtcgttctccatgaaacgctccatgaaattcattcgaagaagctagatggggttatcttcaaagtggatttcaaaaaggcatatgataaagttaaGTGGCCTTTTTTTCAGCAAGCAATGCACATTTCAGACTCATAAAGGCTTGAGACAAGGGGATTCGATGTCTCCCCTCTTATTTAATATAGTGGCGGATATGTTGACCGTTCTTATCGGCAGGGCCAAGGAGAATGGCCTAGTAGATGGATTAGTTCCTCATCTAGTGGATGGGGGAGTTTCCATtttacaatatgcggatgacactagtcttttcatggaacatgacattgcAAAAGCTCAGAACATGAAATTAGTTCTATGTCTCTTCGAACAATTATCGGGGCTAAAAATTAACTTCAACAAAAGCAAACTGTTCTGCTTTGGTCGGGCCAAAGAGGAGCAAGACACATGTAGACAATTGTTCGGTTGTGAATTAGGTTCTTTGCCCTTTAGTTATTTGGGCAAGCTAATGTCGTATGGTGGTCAACTAGTACTCATTAACTCAGTACTCACTAGTATGCCGTTATTCCTACTATCCTTCTTTGAGGTATCCAAAGGGGTACGAAAGAGACTAGACTTTTTTCGATCTTGATTCTTCTGGCAGTCAgatgaggccaagaagaaataTCGCCTAGCACATTGGGATATCTTATGCCGACCCAAGGATCAGGGAGGTCTCGGTATTAAGAACCTAAAAATcaagaataaatgccttatgagcaaatggCTTTATAGGCGATCAGTAGAGAACGATGGTATGTGGGCACAAATATTACACAACAAATATCTACAATCAAAAACTCTAGCACAAGTCACCACGAGGCCGGTAGATTCGCCATTCTGGAAGGGGTTTATGAGAACGAAAGACTTGTTCTTTCGTAGGACCaaatattgtgcaacgtaaggataATTATATAGGCACAGTATTACAATCGGTTCCTTTGAATATCCCGTTTAGGCGATCTTTAGTTGGGGAGCGATGGAATTCATGGATACATTTGGTAGGGAGATTGATGGATGTTCAATTATCCGACCAATCTGACTCATTACAGTGGAAGTTAGCTAGAAACGGAGTGTTCATGGTCAAATCTTTTTATTTGGATCTCATTAATTCTGGCCCAATCCCGAGATCTATTCATATCTAGAAATTTAAGGTTCCCTTGCGTAAtaaaatctttatgtggtttgtccacaagcaagtgatcCTCACCAAAGATAATTTGTTAAAGCGATGATGGGTAGGCAGTTCACGTTGTTGTTtctgtgatcatgatgaaacaatacaacatctATTCATAGATTGCCCTCTTGCCAAATTACTGTGGcaaacgattcatatagccttcaacATCGTCCCTCTAATTAGCATTGaatcgttatttgggacgtggttagctggggtggAACGTACTACTGCGGCTCGTATTCGAGTTGGCATATGTGCACTAATGTGGGctatatgatttttaacagacaaaatATTTTAATCTTGTTGCAAGTCATTTTCAGAGCTACCGCATGGAtccgtggtccttactcactcctatggactccagggagccactggttactgggtgcaaccaatggaaGATGGTAGCACAGGCTATATTCAATCAGTTtggatggcggtcgcataacaggataggagtttAGGGCCCTAGTCCTGTAATTTTGAGTTCTTTTATgtcgttttgtccgttttgtgagCTATAATATTTTGAATACTTTATTTTTCTTTGAGACTTTTAATAATATAGCTGCATGCGTCGCTCAGATGCAGAAGCCGGGGACAAGCCTCTTTTAAAAAAAACCTAGTCAGCTAATCTGAAGCCGACGTGTACAAGTTCAGAAAAGTCACGCGCATACAACTTTGTCATTATCAGCTGTGATTTGGACGTGCGAATGGCAACTTGCGTTTGGAAAATCTTGGAGCGAATTGTGTGTTTTCGACTTCTGATTTTTCCACTCATGTGTTTTTGACTTCTAGCTTTTCCACTCTTGGAGCGAATTGGACACTTCTATTCTTCCACTCATGTGTTTTTTACTTCTGAATTTTCCTGGTCAAGTTATTTGGAAGATTGACGGTTTTGTGTTTGTCCGGCGGTGCTTGAAAAATATTTTTTAATGGTTTGACCAGCGTCTCTGTCTGCCATTTTCCATGCATGTAAAAAAGGTAGGCAATACTGTTAAATACTGTAATATATTACCATTCAGAAAATTTGATCCTTGTAACAGGTGGCAAGCCGTCCCAAGGCAAGCTGCCCCTGTTGTGCTTCAAGGCGGCCTATTTTCAGTTTTAAATTAAAAAAGGTGAGAATTAGCGACTTGAAATGTAACTATCAAAAGTAGGAAAAATCAACCTCATTCAAGCGGTTCGGACATCCCTGCATTCCAACTCAATAGCAAGACCGATACCAATACTTGGAAGAGGCAAATTTTAGCATGCTCTTTTTTACCTcctcttttcacatgagaggtaagagtacACAATAGATCTGAGCTATTGATTTGATTAACTAGTGGTCTGAATAATTCTTACCCTCTTGCCTTTCATGTGAAAAAAGGTAAGAGGGACTCGAACAAGAACAAAGGACAAAAAATTGATACGTATTAATATGAGCATCACATACATCAAACTCCTATACTAGTTTATTCTCAAATATTTGAAGGGGGAGGGTCTGCCAGAGAACAATTAGTTTATAGTTCAATATTGGACATGGGGAATAAAAAAATGTAACTAAGCGGCTCTCTCGGTCGTTGATGTCATTTAATCATGGCCATCGTTCCACACGGGCCAAATTATAAAATGGTTACCTGACGTCCTGACAGCCACCGCTGCAGTCAGTTGACGAGACTTGTCTTGTATTGAACTTTGCAGTCAGTTGACGAGACTTGGCTGAGAAAACCGCTACCTCCTGGGTTGTGTACATGTGCTGCTAGAGCCTGCACGTGCTTTGACAAACGCCTCCTCAGTGCAGTGCACTTGAAGTCAATTATACAAACTTATCAGTTAATTTGAACCCTTATCAGTTCATCTCCAAGTTCAGAGGTGTCGCGTCTATAGCACTTGCTATTATTAGTTTGTCACAAGCACTTACTAATCGTTTGCCGCCGAGCGGTCGCACGGAATACATTGGAAGTGCTCAACATTCTTCGGCACATGTTTCTTCTTTGTCCTTTATGTGGAGTAGTGCATGTTTGGGCGTCTTTCATGTTTCAACCATCTCCAGCTGGTCAAAGGCACATGCAGCTGCCCACCTGCGTTGAAAAGCAAAACTTGCCAATAAAAAAACAGATTGAACAAGTTGTTATACTTAGTTACATTGCAATCGAGCGCCTGGCAACCGGAGACCGGCTATTTGACCAAGAGCTCAAAAGCTTTTTCGATGAACATTAAATGGAAAAAcagtagaaaataaaaaaaatgcctgGCACCACAAATGCTTTTTTGATGATCACTACTACTATATTATATTACATTTCTACTAATAAATTGTGCCAAGCAAATTATcaatccaggtgtggttgaattgaaaatcAACTTCTAAGCCTTATAAATATTCCTTGGATcgacttgtgtcgaatcaataagtttGGGTTGAAATACTTTCCTCGaagactgttgtgatcccctacacttgtgggtcatcagtggcatCTTCTCGGCAAGCTTACTTGCTTTTGGGGGAGCCTTGGAATCGAAGGTGAAGTCTTGCGACGCTTCCCTGCTCGCCATGGCAACGGTTCATGGTTGTGCAAGCTCTTGGATGTGGATGACCTTCGACTTCTTCCACCGGCGGTGGGAAGCACATGAGGGAGGACAGTGGGAGACGCAGGAAGGGCGGTGACGGCGCTGGATACGTACCAATGCTTTCCATTTGCATCCTGGTGGCCAGCTGCAATTGCGGCGAGGGCGATTTGGCGGCTGGGAGTTTCTGATTGGGTGGTTGTGGTTTTTGCGACAATGTTTTTGTTTCCGGCTAGCTGCTAGTGGTGACCCTAATATACCACTCATGTACCAATCCTTTTGTCCGCACAAAAAAAAAAGGTATTTTTATCTGTTTTGCCACTAGTTGTGTCATAGTACTCAGTTTTGTCATAAGAAGTTTCAACCACTCAAAAATATCATCCTTCCGTTAAGCATATGCTAAGAAAAATGCAAATCTGCACCATTATCATTTGTTCAAAGGCCATTGACCGGGGTGAAGTGATCGAAATACCCTAGGCCCTACTTGCCGGCTCTCACCTATAACCTATGGGTCCTCGTTGTCAACACACAAAGATTTAAATTACAGGAAAAAAAATGATGAGATGTGGGGTTTTTTTAGCACacgcttagagcatctacaaccatgaTTGACTAATATAGATCCCCAGACGTCCGCGGACGTGCCTGGTGACCCGGTCAGTTACCGGGCGCGTCCGTTTTGACGCTTCATTTATGAATGCATGTAACCAAGTCCCCTACATCGTTCTCAAATTTGCCCGGTCAAATGCATGTGATTGATAGGGATGAATAgagaaagagaaaagaaagaaaaaagtggTCTGGGGTGGGCCGCATCCTACGTGGAGGGCTGAGCGAACACACCCGGACATTCCTATACCGTCCCCATATTTGGTATGGATATGTGGATTTGTGGACAACCCGATCATGTGGGGGCAAAGTGGGGGGCCAGTTGGgtgcctttttttcttctttctcctgtCCGGGCAGTGCCCGGGTAGTGCGATGGGACATTTGAGGGgtccgattgtagatgctctaaacGGAAGTATGGTATTTTTTGAATATCCATTTCTGAGCCAAGGCTCATCTGCACCCAGTCaaggaaaaaatcacaaaaaatacgtaaaaaattaaaaaaaaatccaatttttcttgcatggtagataatttggtgcgtgaggtgcgtcctaaatttcagatcatttgaacatatgagtagctctcagcaaaaaagacaaattgagtTAGAATAATACATGAACAGTAAAAAAATATAGaccccaaatttgtcttttttactaAGAACTACTCAGATGCTAAATGATCTGAAATTTTGAGCACACCTCATGCACCAAATTATCTAGCATtcaaaaaaatggatttttttgaattttctcgtATCTGCTTTGAATTTGTTCTTCATCGCGGGTGCACATGAATCTGGGCATAGAAACTTTGCTCTTGGCATTTTTGAGTAGTCGAAATTTCTATTGGTAAACTAGAATAGTGTCATAAAACTAATAGCCAAACTGATAAAAAACGTCCAAAAAAGTTGTGGCCATTTAAGTTTTTGATCTGCTGTTGAGCGTCATCTTTTGGTCCTGAAAACCGGCAGTTGCAACTGCATTTTTTGGTTATGCACGGGGAGGAGTGGACAGCATATAAGTTTAGAGAGCACGGGAGGTATGTAAGCATGTAATTTGCTGTCCGTAATTTTTAGCATATCGCGGGACAGACTtctcttatttttcatttttatacaAGTATTTGCTATGCGCTGTAGGTGCGCTTCGTAGAACATTTTACGATTTTAATGTTCATATGCATGGGCTCATTTGAGCTCGAGCTGAGAATAGCAGCGTCTATAGATTTGCTTTGCTGTAGCCgcactttgtactccctccgtttctaaatatatgtctttgtagatatttcactaggtgaactacatacgaagcaaaatgaatgaatctacacttaaaatgcatatatatacatccgtatgtggtttataatgaaatctctacaaagacttacatttaggaacggataTAGTAGAATTTAGGATACTTGCGTAGATGGTCCATGGACGGAGGAGCTTGTACTGGTGCGTGTGACGTGACACATGCGAGGTGTTCCAGAGGATCCTATTCAAACCATGGCATCCCCAGGCTTATAAAAGGCTTCTCATTCTTGCAGTTCCTTTACCAAGCAAGACTGCAAGCGCCCTCAGTCATGGAGTTAACAGGAGCCACATTATTCATCGTTTCTCTCGCCTCAGTGGTGATTCTAGCTTCCTTTCTGAGCCGCAAATTAGCACCAAGTTCCAAGAGTAGGCGGCCTCCGGGCCCATGGCGTCTGCCCTTGATCGGAAACCTCCACCAGATCGTCGGGGCCCAGCCGCCGGTCGTACTCCGGGACCTGGCCAAGAAGCACGGGCCGGTCATGTACCTTCGGCTGGGCCAGGTCGACACCGTCGTGGTCTCCTCGCGGTCGGCCGCAGAGGAGCTGCTGCGGGAGAAGGACCTCTCCTTCGCGTCGCGGCCCAACCTTCTGGTCGCGGAGATCAGCTTCTACGGCAACATCGACATCGCCATGACTCCGTACAGCGCGTACTGGCGGACGCTGCGCAAGATCTGCACCGTCGAGCTCCTCAGCGAGCGCAAGGTGAGGCAGTTCTCGCCGGTGAGGGACAGCGAGACCATGTCCCTCGTTAGGAACGTCcgcgaggccgccgccgcctcgggtggcAACCCATTCAACCTCGGCAGCCTGCTAATTTCATGCTCCAACTCGGTGACCGGGAAGGCGGTGTTCGGGGAGAAGTGCAGCCCCGAGCTCCAGGAGCAATTTCTGTCGGCCATGGATGTGGTGCTTAAGCTCAGCGGGGCGCTCTGCATCGGGGACCTCTTCCCGTCGCTGTGGTTCGTCGACGTGCTCACCGGGCTCAGAGGCAGGGTATGGCGGGCCCGCCGGCAGCAGGACAAGGCCCTGGACAAGATGATCTCTCAGTCCGAGTCCAAGATGCGGCGGGGTGATCACCTTCTCGGCGTTTTGCTTAGGATCAAGGACGAGGGAGAGCTTGACTTCCCCATGGAAATGGATAACGTCAAGGCAATCATAATGGTACGTACGTAGTAATTATTAAGTGAATTTTCATACAGTAGTACTCTAGTGGTACGTAGTTGACTAGTATTGCATTGTCTTCTTTGCTCATATCTCTTCTCTACATTAATTTTTTAGGATATGTTCACGGCTGGGACGGAGACAACATCATCAGCAGCCGAGTGGGCCATGTCGGAGCTCATGAGGAACCCTGAGGTGATGGCCAAGGCACAGGCTGAGGTGCGCCGAACATTCGACGATAAGAACCCACAAGATCATGAGGAACACATTGCGGAGCTACACTACACAAAGATGGTAATCAAGGAGGCCATGAGGCTATATCCAGTGGTGCCAATGTTAATCCCCCATGTCTGCCGAGAGACCTGCGACCTTGGCGGGTTTGAGGTCACCAAGGGTACAAGGGTTATGGTCAATACCTGGGCTTTCGGTAGGAACCCCGAGTACTGGCATGAGCCTGAGGAGTTCAAGCCAGAGAGGTTCGAGGACGGCACCGCAACCTACAAAGGATCGCGGTTTGACTACTTGCCATTCGGGAGCGGGAGGAGGAACTGCCCCGGTGATAACTTCGGTTTGGCCGTGCTGCACCTCATGGTGGCACGGCTCCTATACTATTTTGACTGGAGCCTCCCTGCCGGTGTGAAGCCGAGTGAGCTGGACATGGAAATGAGGGTTGGCATGACCTTAAGGAGAAAGAACCAACTGCACCTAGTGGCAACACCGTATAAGGCATGCAGTTGATATTTGAACTTAACTTATGCACCTTGTGGGGAATAATAATAGTGGAGTCCTACACACGATCGAGCCTGCACACTTGTGCGTACTCTGTATAAGGTCGAGTTGTAAGGTTTGTGCGGTTTCTGGAGGACGTTCGTCGCTAGTCATGCTACGTTTTCATGCTCGTCTATTGTTCGGCTAGGAACTGTTGTTCTGATATATCAGATCGTGAAGTGTTCGGATATGAAATAAATGAAAATATGTTGTCCAAGATTGAGTGGCACAAAAATATCTCCCCGAGTTTTCATGCATGCATGTAGCCACAATTGTCATTGCCGCAAACAATTCGTGTCACATCAAGCTAGGAACTTTTGAGTTTTTTTTAGCATATCATGGGTTGATGAGGGACAGAACTGAAGCGATACCCCTTCGCGTCGCTCCCCTAGGGCGACGCTAGGGGTCCCAAGCCCTAGCACCGCCAACTTCAAACAAGGGCAGATCGACTGCCG
This region of Triticum aestivum cultivar Chinese Spring chromosome 2D, IWGSC CS RefSeq v2.1, whole genome shotgun sequence genomic DNA includes:
- the LOC123048256 gene encoding cytochrome P450 99A2 — encoded protein: MELTGATLFIVSLASVVILASFLSRKLAPSSKSRRPPGPWRLPLIGNLHQIVGAQPPVVLRDLAKKHGPVMYLRLGQVDTVVVSSRSAAEELLREKDLSFASRPNLLVAEISFYGNIDIAMTPYSAYWRTLRKICTVELLSERKVRQFSPVRDSETMSLVRNVREAAAASGGNPFNLGSLLISCSNSVTGKAVFGEKCSPELQEQFLSAMDVVLKLSGALCIGDLFPSLWFVDVLTGLRGRVWRARRQQDKALDKMISQSESKMRRGDHLLGVLLRIKDEGELDFPMEMDNVKAIIMDMFTAGTETTSSAAEWAMSELMRNPEVMAKAQAEVRRTFDDKNPQDHEEHIAELHYTKMVIKEAMRLYPVVPMLIPHVCRETCDLGGFEVTKGTRVMVNTWAFGRNPEYWHEPEEFKPERFEDGTATYKGSRFDYLPFGSGRRNCPGDNFGLAVLHLMVARLLYYFDWSLPAGVKPSELDMEMRVGMTLRRKNQLHLVATPYKACS